A window of Streptomyces sp. NBC_01142 genomic DNA:
GTGTACGGGCTCGACGAGGCGTTGGTGACCGTGAGGCTCCACTCCTCATTGAGCGAGGACGGCATGACGTTCGGGAAAAGCGTCAGGAACAGCATCGCGACGGCGGCCACGATCGTCACACCTGACAGCGCGAACGACCAGCCCTCGCGCCCTGCCTTGATGGCCACGACCGCCACGACCAGCGCCGGCACGGCGACGGCCATCGCGACCAGGCTCTTGCCGTCGCCGTGCGATATCTGGGTCCAGATCAGGAAGCCGAGCGCCAGCACGACGGTGAGCAGCCCCAGCTTCACCGCCAGCCCACGGGCCCGCACCCTGATGTCCCCCACCGTCTTCAGCGCGGCGAACACCGCACCGTGGAAGGTGAACAGGGTCAGCGTCACCAGCCCGCCCAGGATCGCGTACGGGTTGAGGAGATCGAACAAGGTGCCGACGTACTCCTTCTGCCCGTCGATCTTCACGCCGCGCACGATGTTGCCGAAGGCGACGCCCCACAGCAGGGCCGGAAGCAGCGAGGTCCAGAAGATCGCATGCTCCCAATTGGTCTGCCACCGTTCCTCGTCCCGCTTGTGCCGGTACTCGAAGGCGACTCCGCGCACGATCAGGCAGACGAGGATGAGCAGCAGCGGCAGATAGAAGCCGGAGAAGAGGGTGGCGTACCACTCG
This region includes:
- the cydB gene encoding cytochrome d ubiquinol oxidase subunit II, which encodes MELHDVWFVLIAVLWTGYFFLEGFDFGVGVLTKLLARDRTERRVLINTIGPVWDGNEVWLLSAGGATFAAFPEWYATLFSGFYLPLLLILVCLIVRGVAFEYRHKRDEERWQTNWEHAIFWTSLLPALLWGVAFGNIVRGVKIDGQKEYVGTLFDLLNPYAILGGLVTLTLFTFHGAVFAALKTVGDIRVRARGLAVKLGLLTVVLALGFLIWTQISHGDGKSLVAMAVAVPALVVAVVAIKAGREGWSFALSGVTIVAAVAMLFLTLFPNVMPSSLNEEWSLTVTNASSSPYTLKIMTWCAGIAAPLVMLYQGWTYWVFRKRIGTQHIADAH